The following are encoded in a window of Bradyrhizobium guangdongense genomic DNA:
- a CDS encoding Maf family nucleotide pyrophosphatase, whose protein sequence is MGLWRGKSPLILASQSSARKMLLRNAGLEFEAVTADIDERGIQAASGLSNPREIGLLLAREKAKAVSANRPGSYVIGADQTLALGDRLFNKPAGRAVALAQLRDLAGRTHELNSAVALAHDGKIVFEDVSIARMTMRQMSEAELSAYLDAVGDAVTTSVGAYQLEGLGIHLFERIEGDHFTILGLPLLPLLAFLRRERLVAV, encoded by the coding sequence ATGGGTCTGTGGCGCGGCAAATCTCCGTTGATCCTGGCCTCGCAGAGCAGCGCGCGAAAAATGCTGCTGCGGAATGCGGGGCTGGAATTCGAGGCTGTCACCGCCGATATCGACGAGCGCGGCATTCAGGCCGCGTCCGGACTTTCGAATCCGCGCGAGATAGGTCTGCTGCTGGCGCGCGAGAAAGCGAAGGCGGTCTCCGCCAATCGTCCCGGAAGCTATGTGATCGGCGCCGACCAGACGCTGGCCCTTGGCGATCGCCTGTTCAACAAGCCCGCCGGCCGCGCCGTGGCGTTGGCACAGTTGCGCGATCTTGCCGGTCGGACTCACGAGCTGAATTCCGCCGTCGCGCTGGCGCATGACGGCAAGATTGTTTTTGAGGATGTATCGATCGCCCGCATGACGATGCGGCAAATGTCGGAAGCCGAGCTGTCCGCCTATCTCGACGCCGTCGGCGATGCCGTCACCACCAGCGTCGGCGCCTATCAGCTCGAAGGCCTCGGCATTCATCTGTTCGAGCGCATCGAGGGCGATCATTTCACCATCCTCGGCCTGCCGCTGTTGCCGTTGCTTGCGTTCCTGCGGCGTGAACGGTTAGTTGCGGTGTGA